A window from Chryseobacterium vaccae encodes these proteins:
- a CDS encoding endonuclease/exonuclease/phosphatase family protein has translation MLLILLTLLPKIQNSHWVFRVPEFGKIQITYVILITFILGFGLKEPQYFLYSQGLLILMFVHHGVTLIKYTPLYRVKKYRQHSLPSEKLHFVSANVYQFNKEYDRFIRLIEKYRPDVFLTMESNGDWEKAMRVLEKDYPYQHKVTLENTYGMHFYSKIEIKNAQTHYFVADDIPSIEAHLETEDGFSFVFFGVHPPPPSPTEEETSKERDGDLLSTAKRVKNLHKPVIVVGDFNNVAWSKSSILFRKTSGLIDPRIGHSFVSTFHARYRMLRFPIDLMFHSEDIFIKELKTLENFGSDHLPVYCEFFIDHHNDEQEELVEEATSEEKAEAEEMIQEGKKEDGNRDEVVTED, from the coding sequence GTGCTTCTGATATTGCTGACGCTGCTTCCCAAAATTCAGAATTCACACTGGGTATTCAGGGTTCCGGAATTTGGTAAGATTCAGATCACCTATGTTATACTTATTACGTTTATTTTAGGTTTCGGACTGAAAGAGCCGCAGTATTTTTTATATTCACAGGGACTTTTGATCCTGATGTTTGTTCATCATGGGGTTACTCTTATCAAATATACTCCGCTTTACCGTGTAAAAAAATACAGACAGCACAGCCTGCCTTCGGAGAAACTTCATTTTGTCTCTGCCAATGTTTATCAGTTCAATAAAGAATATGACCGGTTTATCAGACTTATTGAAAAATACCGCCCGGATGTTTTTCTTACGATGGAAAGTAACGGTGACTGGGAAAAAGCAATGAGGGTTCTCGAAAAAGATTATCCGTACCAGCATAAAGTAACGCTTGAAAATACTTACGGAATGCACTTCTACTCTAAAATTGAAATTAAAAATGCGCAGACCCATTATTTTGTTGCGGATGATATTCCGAGCATTGAAGCACATTTAGAAACTGAAGACGGATTTTCATTTGTATTTTTCGGAGTTCATCCACCGCCACCAAGCCCTACGGAAGAGGAAACCTCAAAAGAAAGAGACGGTGACCTTCTCAGTACGGCAAAAAGGGTGAAAAACCTTCATAAACCCGTTATTGTTGTTGGGGATTTTAATAATGTAGCCTGGTCGAAGTCCTCTATCCTATTCAGAAAAACGAGCGGTTTAATCGATCCACGAATCGGACATTCCTTCGTTTCTACTTTTCATGCCAGGTACCGTATGCTGAGATTTCCGATAGATTTGATGTTCCATAGCGAAGATATTTTTATAAAAGAATTGAAAACACTGGAAAATTTCGGTTCAGATCATCTTCCGGTGTATTGCGAATTTTTCATTGATCATCATAATGACGAACAGGAGGAACTTGTAGAAGAAGCCACTTCCGAAGAAAAAGCAGAAGCGGAAGAAATGATACAGGAAGGAAAAAAAGAAGACGGAAACCGGGATGAAGTGGTAACGGAAGACTGA
- a CDS encoding adenylosuccinate synthase, translating to MSTYVVVGLQYGDEGKGKITDVLSAKSDYVVRFQGGDNAGHTVYVGEEKFVLHLLPSGVLQCKGKCIIANGVVVNPKSFIKEVGQIESKGLRTDHIFISRRAHVIMPYHILLDTYREEEHGGTQIGTTKKGIGPCYEDKIARVGIRMVDLLNPEILREKIEKNLKVKNSLFEKYYGKPVLDVEEIYNEFLEIGKQLQDRIVDTELELNEAIQEGKNVLFEGAQALMLDIDFGTYPYVTSSSPSTGGVCTGAGVPPTSLQNLIGVAKAYCTRVGNGPFPTELDNELGEKIRQIGGEFGATTGRPRRTGWLDLVSLKHACMINGINNLVITKLDVLTGIETLKIATHYKTEDGKIIDYFTSSTTKLYDYEAIYEELPGWNEDITKARSYDELPDNAQKYIEFIEKYLGINVYLVSVGPERSQNIIRKELF from the coding sequence ATGTCAACTTACGTAGTTGTAGGTCTTCAGTACGGAGATGAAGGTAAAGGAAAAATCACAGATGTTTTATCGGCTAAATCGGATTATGTAGTTCGTTTCCAGGGAGGAGACAACGCAGGTCACACGGTTTATGTGGGTGAAGAGAAATTTGTTCTGCACCTTCTTCCTTCGGGGGTACTGCAGTGCAAGGGGAAGTGTATCATTGCGAACGGAGTAGTGGTAAACCCTAAATCTTTTATTAAAGAAGTTGGCCAGATCGAAAGCAAAGGTTTGAGAACTGACCACATTTTTATCAGCAGAAGAGCGCATGTCATCATGCCTTACCATATTCTTTTGGACACGTACCGTGAAGAGGAACATGGCGGAACTCAGATCGGAACAACTAAAAAAGGAATCGGACCTTGCTACGAAGATAAAATAGCAAGAGTTGGAATCAGAATGGTTGACCTTTTGAATCCAGAGATTTTAAGAGAAAAAATTGAGAAAAACTTAAAAGTTAAGAATTCTCTTTTTGAAAAATATTACGGAAAACCTGTATTGGATGTTGAAGAGATCTACAACGAATTTCTGGAGATCGGAAAACAGCTTCAGGACAGAATCGTTGATACGGAACTGGAACTGAATGAGGCAATCCAAGAAGGGAAAAATGTATTGTTTGAAGGAGCTCAGGCGTTAATGCTTGATATTGATTTCGGAACGTATCCATATGTTACTTCATCTTCTCCATCTACAGGAGGGGTTTGTACAGGAGCAGGAGTTCCTCCTACATCACTTCAGAACCTGATCGGGGTAGCAAAAGCTTACTGTACAAGAGTAGGAAACGGACCTTTCCCTACTGAATTGGATAATGAACTGGGAGAAAAGATCAGACAGATTGGTGGTGAATTTGGGGCTACAACCGGAAGACCAAGAAGAACAGGATGGTTAGACCTTGTTTCTTTAAAGCACGCTTGTATGATTAACGGGATTAACAATCTTGTGATCACTAAACTTGATGTTCTTACCGGAATTGAAACTCTGAAAATCGCTACGCACTACAAAACAGAGGACGGAAAAATTATCGATTATTTCACTTCTTCTACTACAAAATTGTACGATTACGAAGCAATTTATGAAGAACTTCCGGGTTGGAATGAAGATATTACGAAAGCAAGAAGCTACGATGAACTTCCTGATAATGCTCAGAAATACATTGAATTTATCGAGAAATACTTAGGAATCAACGTATATCTTGTTTCTGTAGGTCCTGAAAGAAGTCAGAATATCATCAGAAAAGAATTATTCTAA
- a CDS encoding AAA family ATPase: MIENYITNIFVKESINIRDFNIPLSENKRQHLILTGKNGSGKTSLLLEIKKYITLIDDGQFMRLINDKDHYKHLKEQLADPNFNDSTLLTHRAVNNYEILQKLAGGTEINFSGTTKDLITKSESGNFILAFFDSKRHTRLNIPTGINKVELNKKYSITEQVNLNFIQFIVNLKADRSFARDDNELDTVEKIDKWFNDLENRLKLIFDAENLELRFDRKTYNFDIIINNLEPFNFNTLSDGYSSIISIVTELLLRMEAHQAKFYDLEGIVIIDEIETHLHVDLQKKIFPFLTDFFPKIQFIVTTHSPFVLSSISNATICDLETRIITTDLSSYSYDTLIESYFGIDKYSEEVKQKVLDFENLILKEELSFSEEHHLKELKSYFDHSPKYLSNELRVKLQEIELNAILKNKKRKSE, encoded by the coding sequence ATGATAGAAAATTACATTACTAATATTTTTGTTAAAGAATCTATAAATATAAGAGATTTCAATATTCCCCTTTCAGAAAACAAGAGACAACATCTTATACTAACAGGAAAGAATGGTAGTGGAAAGACAAGCTTATTATTAGAGATAAAAAAATACATTACCCTAATAGATGATGGCCAATTTATGCGTTTAATAAATGATAAAGACCATTATAAACACTTAAAAGAACAACTTGCTGATCCGAACTTCAACGATAGCACTCTTCTTACCCATAGAGCTGTAAATAACTATGAAATATTACAAAAATTAGCTGGTGGAACAGAAATTAATTTTTCAGGAACAACAAAAGATTTAATTACCAAATCTGAGAGCGGTAATTTTATTTTAGCATTTTTTGACTCTAAAAGACATACTCGATTAAATATACCTACAGGAATTAATAAAGTTGAACTTAATAAAAAATACTCAATAACCGAGCAAGTAAATCTAAATTTCATTCAATTTATAGTAAATCTAAAAGCTGATCGCTCATTTGCAAGAGATGATAATGAATTAGATACGGTTGAAAAAATTGACAAATGGTTTAATGACTTAGAAAATAGATTAAAATTAATATTTGATGCTGAAAATTTAGAGCTGAGATTTGACAGAAAAACTTATAATTTTGATATTATTATCAATAATCTCGAACCCTTTAATTTTAATACTTTATCTGATGGATATTCTTCTATAATAAGTATAGTTACCGAGCTACTTTTAAGAATGGAAGCTCATCAGGCTAAATTTTATGATTTAGAAGGTATAGTTATAATTGATGAAATTGAAACACATTTACATGTTGATTTACAGAAGAAAATTTTTCCATTTTTAACTGATTTTTTTCCAAAAATACAATTTATTGTTACAACACATTCACCATTTGTACTGTCTTCTATTTCAAATGCTACAATCTGTGATTTAGAAACAAGAATCATAACAACAGATTTATCAAGCTATTCGTATGACACATTAATTGAGAGTTATTTTGGAATAGATAAATATTCCGAAGAAGTTAAACAAAAAGTACTTGATTTTGAAAATCTAATTTTAAAAGAAGAGTTATCTTTTTCTGAAGAACATCACTTAAAAGAACTTAAAAGCTATTTTGATCATTCACCTAAATATCTTTCAAATGAGCTAAGAGTTAAATTACAAGAAATTGAATTAAATGCAATTTTAAAAAATAAAAAACGTAAATCTGAATAA
- a CDS encoding HNH endonuclease, whose protein sequence is MIYFEKSQPAPECLNIEKNKASGDYKCGDVLNRIKKDFFNKCYICGYKEPTTINVEHFRPHKGNTELKFKWENLFWSCGHCNNIKLDNYDNIIDCTDINENIEDRIKITMKPYPKEFVVIEALDTNSSTLSTTALLEAVFNGTTQLKTIEAGNLRNKILEEIGDFQKYLINYYSDGLIEDEKNFLLLHIKKHLRKSSNFTSFKRAIVRENKILKEDFEQYFD, encoded by the coding sequence ATGATATATTTTGAAAAATCACAGCCAGCCCCCGAATGTCTAAATATTGAAAAAAATAAAGCTAGTGGTGACTATAAATGTGGAGATGTATTGAACAGAATTAAAAAAGATTTTTTTAACAAATGTTACATTTGTGGATATAAAGAGCCAACAACAATAAATGTAGAACATTTTAGGCCACATAAAGGAAATACAGAATTAAAATTCAAATGGGAAAATCTTTTTTGGTCCTGTGGACATTGTAATAATATCAAGCTTGATAATTATGATAATATTATTGACTGCACAGATATAAATGAAAATATTGAAGATCGTATAAAAATAACTATGAAACCTTATCCAAAAGAGTTTGTTGTTATAGAAGCTTTAGATACTAATTCCTCTACATTGTCTACCACAGCTTTACTCGAAGCTGTTTTTAATGGTACAACACAACTAAAAACAATTGAAGCTGGTAATTTAAGAAATAAAATTCTAGAAGAAATTGGAGATTTCCAAAAATATTTAATAAATTATTATTCTGATGGACTCATTGAAGATGAAAAGAACTTTTTGTTATTACACATAAAGAAACATCTCAGAAAGTCTTCTAATTTCACATCCTTTAAAAGAGCAATTGTAAGAGAAAATAAAATTTTAAAAGAGGATTTTGAACAATATTTTGATTAA
- a CDS encoding alpha/beta fold hydrolase — protein MNFQKSAFLPSRISNEPQLFHTLFTPEAIPVKATFLIIHGMQEHSGRYAEIATYFADRGFAVLTYDHLGHGRSVKDKMDIGFFQLNGPDERLIDDAETMADYLHQQYPDIPHFVLGHSMGSFVTRCLLQRASNKFTGAVITGTGGPLAGISLIKGYLSLANKIAPHHPTYLNTLFSKVNNSHFKKDKDFSDTSWLSLNPANRKAFTEDELCGIPFTNNAFYALFSIYKKATARHWADSISKSFPLLLISGQNDPIGDFGKGVMKTVNNLKRDGFTHIDYKLYPEMRHEILNEEIKEKVFQEIYEWFLTYL, from the coding sequence ATGAATTTTCAAAAATCAGCATTTCTACCTTCCAGAATTAGTAATGAACCTCAACTCTTCCACACCCTCTTCACTCCGGAAGCTATTCCCGTTAAAGCCACCTTTCTCATCATTCATGGTATGCAGGAGCACAGCGGAAGATATGCTGAAATAGCAACTTATTTTGCAGACCGCGGATTTGCTGTACTCACCTATGATCATTTGGGACACGGCAGATCAGTAAAGGACAAAATGGACATTGGATTTTTCCAGCTTAACGGACCGGATGAACGGCTGATTGATGATGCAGAAACAATGGCAGATTACCTTCATCAGCAATACCCGGATATTCCGCATTTTGTTTTAGGCCATTCCATGGGTTCATTTGTAACGAGATGTCTTCTTCAAAGGGCAAGCAATAAATTTACAGGAGCTGTGATCACCGGAACCGGAGGCCCTTTGGCAGGAATCAGCTTAATAAAGGGGTATCTGTCGTTAGCCAACAAAATAGCCCCTCATCATCCAACTTATCTCAACACTCTCTTCAGTAAGGTTAATAACAGTCATTTTAAGAAAGATAAAGATTTCAGTGATACAAGCTGGCTCAGTTTGAATCCGGCCAACAGAAAAGCATTTACAGAAGATGAACTCTGCGGAATTCCTTTTACCAACAATGCGTTCTATGCCCTGTTCAGCATTTACAAAAAAGCCACGGCAAGACATTGGGCAGATTCCATTTCCAAATCCTTTCCTCTTTTACTGATCAGCGGACAGAACGACCCAATCGGAGATTTTGGAAAAGGAGTGATGAAAACCGTTAATAACCTGAAACGGGACGGATTTACCCATATCGACTACAAGCTTTACCCGGAAATGCGCCATGAAATCCTGAATGAAGAGATCAAAGAAAAAGTTTTTCAGGAGATTTATGAATGGTTTCTGACATATTTATAG
- a CDS encoding LytR/AlgR family response regulator transcription factor produces MKQKINCIILDDEPFAVRLLNDYALKAGVLNVIYAGSDVYEVMKILRSESIDLIFIDIQMPELTGIEMMKMFNKNHNFIVTTAYAEYALEAFDFHVVDFLLKPIVFNRFYQSVEKFIQWQQAFAPSPQTEYLLVRADRKYYKIAFEEIVYIEGLKDYIRIHTVNDKVMMLENMKDILEKLPENCFMRIHRSYIIATDKIKVIEGNRIQMRNLDFVTVGETYRKPFSDWIESNGM; encoded by the coding sequence ATGAAACAGAAAATCAATTGTATTATCCTGGACGACGAACCTTTTGCTGTAAGGCTTTTGAACGATTATGCATTGAAAGCCGGGGTTCTCAACGTAATCTACGCCGGAAGCGATGTGTATGAAGTGATGAAAATCCTTAGATCGGAAAGTATAGACCTTATTTTTATCGATATCCAGATGCCGGAACTTACAGGAATCGAAATGATGAAAATGTTCAATAAAAATCACAATTTCATCGTAACCACCGCCTATGCGGAATATGCCCTGGAAGCTTTTGACTTTCATGTTGTTGATTTTTTACTGAAACCGATTGTATTTAACCGTTTTTATCAGAGTGTAGAAAAGTTTATCCAGTGGCAGCAGGCTTTTGCGCCCAGTCCTCAGACAGAATATCTGTTGGTCAGAGCTGATCGTAAATACTATAAAATAGCTTTTGAAGAGATAGTTTATATTGAAGGTCTGAAAGATTATATCCGGATCCACACGGTCAATGATAAAGTGATGATGCTGGAAAATATGAAAGATATTCTGGAAAAACTGCCGGAAAATTGTTTTATGAGGATTCACAGGTCTTATATTATTGCTACAGATAAAATCAAGGTTATTGAAGGAAACAGGATTCAGATGAGGAACCTGGATTTTGTAACTGTAGGAGAGACCTACCGGAAACCTTTTTCTGACTGGATTGAGAGTAATGGGATGTGA
- a CDS encoding sensor histidine kinase, protein MEKLYLNKKTEAGLHILFWILTLYFVVVGNTVYYLKISEIDLFLKTYAVVFILTFYFHYSLVMPKIFKDFKWPKLIAGVIISYLFFALARFTIEQVLTDWWFGKTNYTKPALGSYLTDNLLYSPRPIILSSFLWLVIHVIRLLEYNKIILEEQKNTEIKFLKAQINPHFIFNTLNNIYSMVHFQSPESLSAIEKLSSIMRFTTYEAQKDHIALSEEIDYIKAYIELEELRHYENNIVQWTDAVEDGKIRIAPYILSPLVENALKHGAYSDKDPIEITIKANADNLNFEVINTIGKQKTDKLGGIGLDNLKNRLDMLYPGQYKLTTDRFENRFKASIHIQL, encoded by the coding sequence ATGGAGAAACTCTATCTGAATAAGAAAACAGAAGCCGGCCTGCATATTCTGTTTTGGATTCTTACCCTGTATTTTGTAGTGGTAGGCAATACTGTCTATTATCTGAAGATTTCAGAAATTGATCTGTTCCTTAAAACTTATGCCGTAGTTTTTATCCTGACTTTCTATTTTCATTACAGCCTGGTGATGCCTAAGATCTTTAAGGATTTCAAATGGCCGAAGCTTATTGCCGGAGTAATCATTTCCTATCTGTTTTTTGCACTGGCCCGTTTTACCATTGAGCAGGTATTGACTGACTGGTGGTTTGGAAAAACGAATTATACAAAACCCGCTCTTGGAAGTTATCTGACTGATAATCTGCTGTACAGTCCACGTCCTATTATCCTCAGCTCATTTTTATGGCTGGTAATCCATGTAATCAGGCTTCTGGAATATAATAAGATCATTCTGGAGGAACAGAAAAATACAGAGATCAAGTTTCTTAAAGCCCAGATCAATCCGCATTTTATTTTTAATACATTGAATAATATTTATTCTATGGTGCATTTTCAGTCGCCGGAATCTCTTTCCGCCATTGAAAAACTGAGCAGCATTATGCGTTTTACAACCTATGAAGCTCAGAAAGATCATATTGCGCTGTCAGAAGAAATAGATTATATCAAAGCTTATATTGAACTGGAAGAGTTACGACATTACGAAAATAATATTGTTCAATGGACAGATGCTGTTGAAGACGGAAAGATCCGTATTGCGCCATATATCCTTTCGCCTCTGGTAGAAAATGCTTTAAAACATGGGGCTTATTCAGATAAAGATCCTATTGAAATTACAATAAAAGCAAATGCTGACAACCTGAATTTTGAAGTCATCAATACCATCGGGAAGCAAAAAACAGATAAATTAGGCGGAATTGGGCTGGATAACCTGAAAAACAGATTGGATATGCTGTATCCGGGTCAATATAAACTTACAACCGACCGTTTTGAGAATAGATTTAAAGCTTCTATACACATTCAACTATGA
- a CDS encoding outer membrane beta-barrel family protein, protein MKSLLIPAFILLSIYSINAQEKEKTGETALEAVVIKNRKKVIEKKVDRMIYYVENSAASTGGNALDALKSAPLVRVQNESVSIVGKGEVLVMIDEHLQRMPESELASFLKTIPSDNIKSIEIITAPPAKYEAEGNSGIINIRLKKARDNSWNASVGANYTQRYFAGSSLQGTFGYNRDRLSLQASVYTEQQKLRSFSESQTFYPNELWMMNQTNTDKNKNTGLSLGADYKLSEKWISGVKYLGSFNSETSSSSPLTSRINYQTMNPESFITSDVNASNKPSTHTFNWFNTIKADSTGTVISTDFDFFQYKKTDRRDFDGRELNAGSQPIPGTYFSALNTNINQIRNYSGKADVETKLSWADLNFGARFSYTKTDNDLTVYGRETGISVLNTDQSNTFVYKEYNEAVYASLNRKFNDQWEAKFGLRAEATQTKGLSENTGRTDKNDYIKLFPTAYVTYTINSNHSLSLNYSRRIRRPGFDYLNPFVVRTSPFYYSEGNPYLKPSIIDNLEFTYVKRQQWISSLYYSKVSDFGQALSILDGETNITRNTPVNYADTYQIGFSSSYNFNKLKWWNSFTGFNVNYQNVKSKVSFAESIDGYNAYFYTNNEFTLNKNKTVSLSVNYALQLPGRYQIFHISTMNMMDLAVKFLCLDKKLSVTVAATDILNGRKPLISYQSNGINTNIRNNNYTRGFRISLSYRFGNNNMKTKDRNFGNEDERNRIN, encoded by the coding sequence ATGAAATCTCTATTAATACCCGCCTTTATTCTTCTCTCTATATACAGCATCAACGCTCAGGAAAAAGAAAAAACAGGTGAGACAGCTTTGGAAGCTGTTGTCATTAAAAACCGTAAAAAAGTTATTGAAAAAAAAGTGGACCGAATGATCTACTATGTGGAAAATTCTGCAGCTTCAACGGGAGGAAATGCTCTTGATGCACTGAAATCCGCTCCATTGGTAAGAGTACAGAATGAATCTGTTTCCATAGTCGGCAAAGGTGAAGTGCTTGTGATGATTGATGAACACTTACAGAGAATGCCGGAAAGTGAACTGGCCTCTTTTTTAAAAACCATTCCTTCTGATAATATCAAAAGCATCGAAATTATTACTGCTCCACCCGCAAAATATGAAGCTGAAGGAAACAGCGGAATCATCAATATCAGATTAAAAAAAGCCAGAGATAATTCATGGAATGCAAGCGTCGGAGCCAATTATACCCAAAGATATTTTGCAGGAAGCAGCCTTCAGGGAACATTTGGCTATAACCGTGACAGATTATCATTGCAGGCATCTGTTTATACGGAACAGCAAAAACTTCGTTCTTTTTCTGAAAGCCAAACCTTCTACCCAAATGAATTATGGATGATGAATCAGACAAATACTGACAAAAATAAAAATACGGGATTAAGCCTTGGTGCAGACTACAAACTCTCTGAAAAATGGATCTCCGGAGTAAAATATCTCGGAAGCTTTAACAGTGAAACCTCTTCCAGCTCTCCCCTTACTTCAAGGATCAATTATCAGACTATGAATCCAGAATCTTTCATTACATCTGATGTTAATGCTTCCAATAAACCAAGTACCCATACTTTCAACTGGTTCAATACCATCAAAGCAGACAGCACCGGAACCGTTATTTCTACAGATTTCGATTTCTTTCAGTATAAGAAAACCGACCGCAGGGATTTTGACGGCAGAGAACTCAATGCAGGATCTCAACCGATTCCCGGCACCTATTTTTCAGCATTGAATACCAATATCAACCAAATTCGCAATTATTCCGGGAAAGCCGACGTGGAAACCAAACTTTCCTGGGCAGATCTTAATTTCGGAGCTCGTTTTTCATATACAAAAACTGATAACGACCTTACCGTTTATGGAAGAGAGACCGGAATTTCTGTTTTGAATACCGATCAGTCCAATACATTCGTTTATAAAGAATACAATGAAGCCGTGTATGCATCTTTAAACAGAAAATTCAATGACCAATGGGAAGCAAAATTCGGTCTCCGAGCTGAAGCCACCCAAACCAAAGGACTTTCCGAAAATACAGGCCGTACAGACAAAAATGATTATATCAAACTGTTTCCTACTGCTTATGTAACCTATACTATCAATAGCAACCATTCCCTTTCCCTGAATTACAGCAGAAGAATCAGAAGACCAGGCTTCGATTACCTGAATCCTTTTGTAGTTCGCACCAGCCCGTTCTATTATTCTGAGGGGAATCCATATCTTAAGCCGTCTATTATTGATAATCTGGAATTTACTTATGTTAAAAGACAGCAATGGATTTCCTCTCTTTATTACTCCAAAGTTTCAGATTTCGGACAGGCATTATCTATTCTGGATGGAGAAACCAATATCACCAGAAATACTCCGGTGAACTATGCAGATACCTATCAGATCGGGTTTTCCTCCTCGTATAATTTCAACAAACTGAAATGGTGGAACAGCTTTACAGGATTTAATGTGAATTATCAGAATGTAAAATCCAAGGTTTCTTTCGCCGAATCAATCGATGGGTATAATGCCTATTTCTACACCAATAACGAATTTACTTTAAATAAGAATAAAACGGTTTCTCTAAGTGTAAATTATGCATTACAACTTCCGGGCAGGTACCAGATCTTCCATATTTCTACGATGAATATGATGGATCTTGCTGTTAAGTTTTTATGTTTAGATAAAAAATTATCTGTAACTGTTGCAGCAACCGATATCCTTAACGGCCGGAAACCTTTGATCTCTTATCAATCAAATGGTATCAATACCAATATCAGGAATAATAATTATACCCGGGGATTCAGAATATCCCTCAGCTACAGATTCGGAAATAATAACATGAAAACCAAAGACAGAAATTTCGGGAATGAAGACGAGCGGAACAGAATCAATTAA